Proteins found in one Gigantopelta aegis isolate Gae_Host chromosome 12, Gae_host_genome, whole genome shotgun sequence genomic segment:
- the LOC121386040 gene encoding zinc finger MYM-type protein 1-like codes for MGRPEKRKQELKIASKRCQSLDKFFNNKRPRPREGQTQQAPREERPTPDEKSNPSESPSGSASEGYKEESQTKTPTATINDIGHIITATMSVLDIKKAIEGLSDGEKYTLIKHHSQPSETYTFPIIYVGGCNRSFKLSWLKEYQWLVYSQKLDGAFCIMCSLFCMNREGKGQFVNRPFINWQKKSEKCKSHESNEYHQEAMQIADTFIKSIENPNATIPILMENNRSKNIDKNREILRCIAEAIVYCGKQGIALRGKNEHLEDEKTNPGNFLSLIKVLARYCSTLHEHLMEPQMKCVTYLSPQTQNELLDVIGNHIILGDLVQEIKTAQFYSIMADEVTSHNTEQLALCVRFVDSDENIREEFIQFSKVIRTTGEYLANEIIHILENLGIPLKDMRGQGYDGASNMSSGRVGVQAKIREHAPLATYVHCSGHCLNLVISHACNIPEVRNMIDKLKNCCLFFRNSPKRNELLELITAIKVENQTREKL; via the coding sequence ATGGGCAggccagagaaaagaaaacaggAACTGAAAATTGCATCCAAGAGATGTCAATCCCTGGATAAATTCTTTAACAATAAACGACCACGACCAAGAGAAGGGCAAACCCAACAGGCACCACGAGAAGAACGCCCGACTCCTGACGAAAAAAGTAATCCATCAGAATCGCCATCAGGGTCTGCTAGCGAAGGATACAAAGAAGAATCCCAAACCAAGACACCTACTGCAACAATTAACGATATTGGACATATCATTACTGCAACAATGTCAGTACTAGATATTAAAAAAGCAATTGAAGGACTCTCTGATGGAGAAAAATATACACTAATCAAACACCATAGCCAGCCGTCCGAAACATATACATTTCCTATAATATATGTTGGTGGCTGTAACCGCAGTTTTAAACTCAGCTGGTTGAAGGAATATCAATGGTTAGTTTATAGCCAAAAACTCGATGGTGCCTTTTGCATCATGTGTTCACTTTTCTGTATGAATCGAGAAGGGAAAGGGCAATTTGTCAATCGGCCATTTATAAATTGGCAAAAGAAGTCCGAAAAGTGCAAAAGCCACGAAAGCAACGAGTACCACCAAGAGGCAATGCAAATTGCAGACACGTTCATCAAAAGTATTGAAAATCCTAATGCCACTATTCCAATTTTGATGGAAAACAATAGGTCAAAGAACATTGACAAAAACCGAGAAATACTTCGATGCATTGCAGAAGCAATTGTGTATTGTGGCAAGCAAGGTATAGCATTACGTGGGAAGAACGAACACTTGGAGGATGAGAAAACAAACCCGGGAAATTTTCTCTCCTTGATCAAGGTACTGGCTAGGTATTGCTCAACCTTACATGAACATTTAATGGAGCCACAAATGAAATGTGTCACTTACTTGTCaccacaaacacaaaatgagtTACTCGATGTTATAGGCAATCACATAATTCTCGGTGACCTTGTCCAAGAGATAAAGACAGCACAGTTCTATAGTATCATGGCGGATGAGGTGACATCTCATAACACTGAACAGCTGGCTCTGTGCGTCCGCTTCGTGGATTCAGATGAAAATATTAGGGAGGAGTtcatacaattttcaaaagtgaTTCGCACCACGGGTGAATATCTGGCCAATGAGATCATTCACATACTGGAAAACCTTGGTATACCATTGAAAGATATGCGTGGTCAAGGATATGATGGGGCGAGTAACATGTCATCTGGTCGAGTTGGCGTCCAGGCTAAAATCCGAGAGCATGCTCCATTAGCAACATATGTGCACTGTAGTGGCCATTGCTTAAATCTGGTTATAAGTCACGCCTGTAACATACCAGAAGTGCGTAACATGATCGACAAACTTAAGAACTGTTGCCTTTTTTTCCGAAATAGCCCAAAGAGAAATGAACTTCTTGAGTTGATTACAGCGATTAAAGTCGAGAACCAAACAAGAGAAAAACTTTAA
- the LOC121386041 gene encoding 52 kDa repressor of the inhibitor of the protein kinase-like → MHLEEYNGLHEGFAELYWDWKTQTRSDAQQLLTGITSFGFIIVFLTVYQYLSHLSGLTVQLQSSSLDIIHAYNAVNDIKDIYKKERHDVDSNFESVIFKQAERMAAKVGVEPNKPRVSGRQIYRANNAASSTVLEHYKLNLAIPFLDHVCENLNSKFSGLAKTAISLLGLVPSILCENNMSIDEILRMYNEDLPSPEVTDLELKRWKMRYENVSPERRPSTPAAALKDCDGTHFPNIKTLLRIACTIPATSCECERSASSLRRLHSYARATMGQERLSALALLHIHYDKEIDLDRVVNVFVQCHPRRLELSSIIKP, encoded by the coding sequence ATGCATCTTGAAGAATACAATGGTCTACATGAAGGTTTTGCAGAATTGTATTGGGATTGGAAAACACAGACCCGCAGTGATGCGCAGCAGTTGCTCACTGGTATAACAAGTTTTGGCTTTATTATAGTTTTCCTCACAGTCTACCAATATCTCTCACATCTTTCTGGACTTACTGTTCAGCTCCAAAGCTCCTCTCTGGATATTATTCATGCATATAATGCCGTGAACGATATTAAAGATATCTACAAGAAAGAGCGCCATGACGTTGACAGTAATTTCGAATCTGTAATTTTCAAACAGGCAGAGAGAATGGCAGCAAAAGTGGGTGTTGAGCCCAATAAGCCAAGGGTCAGTGGGAGACAGATATACCGTGCCAATAATGCTGCAAGTAGTACTGTACTGGAACACTACAAACTGAACTTGGCAATTCCTTTCTTGGATCATGTGTGTGAAAATTTAAACTCTAAGTTTTCTGGACTGGCTAAAACTGCAATTTCACTGCTAGGACTAGTACCATCTATACTTTGTGAAAACAACATGTCGATTGACGAAATCCTACGTATGTACAACGAGGATCTCCCATCACCCGAGGTGACCGACCTAGAATTGAAACGTTGGAAAATGCGATATGAAAATGTGTCACCTGAGAGGAGACCTTCTACTCCAGCTGCTGCGTTGAAGGATTGTGATGGAACCCATTTTCCTAACATAAAAACTCTTCTCAGGATCGCATGTACTATTCCAGCAACCTCCTGTGAGTGCGAACGAAGTGCAAGTTCATTAAGGCGTTTACATTCATATGCGAGGGCAACGATGGGGCAAGAACGCCTGTCTGCATTGGCACTCTTGCACATTCATTACGATAAGGAGATTGATCTTGACCGTGTCGTGAACGTGTTTGTACAATGTCATCCAAGGCGTCTTGAACTCTCATCGATAATTAAACCATAA